The Mycobacterium avium subsp. avium genomic sequence AGCGCCATCTCCCATGCGTCCCGGCAGCGGGCGCAGCGCCGGCTGCCCGACACCCCGGTGGCGTCGCCGCCGGAGGTGGCGGCCGGTGCCGAGCTGTTGCTGCTGGCGGTTCCCGACAGCGAACTCGCCGGCCTGGTCTCCGGTTTGGCGGCGACGGAGGCGGTGCGGGCCGGGACCACCGTGGCCCACACCTCGGGCGCCAACGGGGTGGGCATCCTCGCGCCGCTGACCCGGCAGGGCTGCATCCCGCTGGCGATCCACCCGGCGATGACGTTCACCGGCTCCGACGAGGACATCAGCCGGCTGCCGGACACCTGCTTCGGCATCACGGCGGCCGACGAGGTCGGCTACGCGATCGCCCAGTCGCTGGTGCTGGAGATGGGCGGGGAGCCGTTCAGCGTCGCCGAGGACGCCCGCGTGCTCTACCACGCCGCGCTGGCGCACGCGAGCAACCACCTCGTGACGGTGCTGTCCGACGCGCTCGAGGCGTTGCGGGCCGCGCTGCGCGGCAGCGAACTGCTCGGCCAGCAGACCGTCGACGAGCAGCCCGGCGGCATCGCCGAACGCATCGTCGGGCCGCTGGCCCGGGCCGCGCTGGAGAACACCCTGCAGCGCGGGCAGGCCGCGCTCACCGGCCCGGTCGCGCGCGGCGACGCGGCCGCGGTGGCCGGGCATCTGGCCGCGCTGCACCGGGTGGCACCCGAGCTGGCACAGGCCTATCGGGTCAACGCCCTGCGGACCGCCCAGCGGGCACACGCTCCCCAGGAGGTCGTCGAGGTGCTGGCACCGTGAAACCCGCCTTCACCGCGGGCGAACTCAACACCTACACCAGCCCGGGCGACGTCACCGCCGTCAGCCGCGCGCTGCGCCACACCGGTCGCCGGGTGATGCTGGTGCCCACCATGGGTGCGCTGCACGACGGCCACCTCGCGCTGGTGCGGGCGGCCAAGCGGGTGCCCGGTTCGGTGGTGGTGGTGTCGATCTTCGTCAACCCGCTGCAATTCGGCGCCGGCGAAGACCTGGACGCCTACCCCCGCACCCTGGACGACGACCTGGCGCTACTGCGCTCCGAGGGCGTCGAAATCGCCTTCACCCCAACGGCCGCGGCGATGTACCCGAATGGTTTGCGCACCACCGTGCAGCCCGGCCCGCTGGCCGCCGAGCTGGAGGGCGGGCCCCGGCCGACGCATTTCGCCGGCGTGCTGACCGTCGTGTGCAAGCTGCTGCAGATCGTGCGCCCCGACCGAATCTTCTTCGGCGAGAAGGACTACCAGCAGCTGGTGATGATCCGTCAGATGGTCGCCGACCTCAACATCGACGTGCAGGTGGTCGGGGTGCCTACCGTGCGGGAGGCCGACGGCCTGGCGATGTCGTCGCGCAACCGCTACCTGGACGCCACGCAACGCGAACTGGCCGTGACGCTTTCGGCGGCCCTGACCGCCGGCGCGCACGCCGCCCACCTGGGCGGTGCGGCCGCGCTGCGGGCCGCGCGGGCGGTGCTGGACGCCGTGCCCGAGCTCACCGTCGATTATCTCGAGCTGCGCGACGCCGGGCTGGGCCCGGCACCCGCCCACGGCTCGGCGCGGCTGCTGGTCGCCGCCCGGCTGGGCAACACCCGACTGCTGGACAACATCGAAATGCAGATCGAAACACCCGCCGGCACCGCTGGGCCGGACGGCGACCGCCAATACGCCCAATCACCTTGGAGGAATTGATGTTACGGACGATGCTCAAGTCGAAGATCCATCGGGCCACCGTCACGCAGGCCGACCTGCACTACGTGGGCTCGGTGACCATCGACGCCGACCTGATGGACGCCGCCGACCTGCTCGAGGGCGAACAGGTGACCATCGTCGACATCGACAACGGCGCCCGGCTGGTCACCTACGCGATCACCGGTGAGCGTGGCAGCGGGGTGATCGGGATCAACGGTGCCGCAGCGCATCTGGTCCACCCGGGCGATCTGGTCATCCTGATCGCCTACGGGACCATGGAGGAGGCCGAGGCGCGGGCGTATCAGCCGCGGATCGTCTTCGTCGACGCCGACAACAAGCCGGTCGACCTCGGCCACGATCCGGCATTCGTGCCGGACTTCGAGATAGCAGGGGCGGCCGAGTTGCTCGATCCCCGGATCGTTGCGCGGTAGCCGTGCTGCTGGCCATCGACGTCCGTAACACCCACACCGTCGTCGGGCTGATATCCGGTTCCAAAGAGCACGCAAAAGTGGTGCAGCAGTGGCGGATTCGCACCGAGTCGGAGATCACCGCCGACGAGCTGGCGCTGACCATCGACGGTTTGATCGGCGACGACTCGGAGCGGCTCACCGGCGCCGCCGCGCTGTCGACCGTGCCGTCGGTGCTGCACGAGGTGCGCCTCATGCTCGACCAGTACTGGCCGTCGGTGCCGCACGTGCTGATCGAGCCCGGGGTGCGCACCGGCATCCCGCTGCTGGTGGACAACCCCAAGGAAGTGGGCGCCGACCGGATCGTCAACTGCCTGGCCGCTTTTCACCGTTTCCAAAGCCCCGCCATCGTCATCGACTTCGGATCCTCGATCTGCGTGGACGTCGTGTCGGCCAAGGGCGAATTCCTGGGCGGCGCGATCGCGCCCGGACTGCAGGTCTCCTCCGATGCCGCCGCGGCCCGCTCCGCCGCGCTGCGCCGGGTCGAGCTGGCCCGTCCCCGCTCGGTGATCGGCAAGAACACCGTCGAATGCATGCAGGCGGGCGCGGTGTTCGGCTTCGCCGGGCTGGTCGACGGCCTGGTCGGGCGCATCCGCGAGGACGTGCCGGGATTCGGCGGCGACGACGTCGCGATCGTGGCCACCGGGCACACCGCGCCGCTGCTGCTGCCCGAACTGGACACCGTCAGCCACTACGACCAGCACCTGACCCTGCACGGCCTGCGGCTGGTTTTCGAACGCAACCGGGACGCGCAGCGCGGGCGGCTGAAAACGGCCCGGTGACGGCGTCGGCGCGGCCTGGCGGCCGCGTCATTTAAGCTGGCACGTCGTGAGTCCCGCCCCAGACGCCGACATTCCCGAGCAGTACCGGATCCGCCGGGACAAGCGCGCGCGGCTGCTCGCCGAGGGGCACGACCCGTACCCGGTCGCCGTCGAACGCACCCACACGCTGGCGCAGGTGCGCGCCGCCCACCCCGACCTGCCCGTCGACACCGCGACCGACGACGTGGTCGGCGTCGCCGGCCGGGTGATCTTCGCGCGCAACTCCGGCAAGCTGTGCTTCGCCACGCTGCAGGAGGGCGACGGCACCACCCTGCAGGTGATGGTCAGCCTGGACAAGGTGGGCCGCGAAGCCCTGGACGCGTGGAAGGCCGACGTCGACCTGGGCGACATCGTCTCCGTGCACGGCACCCTGATCAGCTCCCGGCGCGGCGAACTGTCCGTGCTCGCCGACTCGTGGCGGATGGCGTCCAAGTCGTTGCGTCCGCTGCCCGTCGCGCACAAGGAGATGAGCGAAGAGGCGCGGGTGCGGCAGCGCTACGTCGACCTGATCGTGCGCCCGCAGGCGCGCACGGTCGCCCGGCAGCGGATCGCGGTGATCCGGGCGATCCGCAACGCCTTGGAACGGCGCGGGTTTCTCGAAGTCGAAACCCCAATGTTGCAGACGCTGGCCGGGGGCGCGGCTGCACGGCCGTTCGTCACCCATTCCAACGCGCTCGACATCGATCTCTACCTGCGGATCGCCCCGGAACTGTTCCTCAAGCGCTGCGTCGTCGGTGGTTTCGATAAGGTTTTCGAACTAAATCGCGTGTTCCGAAACGAAGGTGCGGATTCCACCCATTCTCCGGAATTCTCCATGCTGGAGACCTACCAGGCCTACGGAACGTATGACGATTCGGCGGTGGTGACGCGCGAGCTTATTCAAGAGGTGGCCGACGAGGCCATCGGAACCCGACAACTACCGCTGCCCGACGGCAGCGTCTACGACATAGACGGAGAATGGGCTTCTATAGAAATGTACCCGTCGCTGTCGGCGGCGCTCGGTGAGGAGATCACCCCGCAGACCACGGTGGAAAAGCTGCTCGGCATCGCCGAGCGGCTGGGCGTCGAGATCCCCCGCGACCGCGGCTACGGGCACGGCAAGATCGTCGAGGAGCTGTGGGAGCACACCGTGGGCGACACGCTCACCGCGCCCACGTTCGTGCGGGATTTCCCGGTCGAGACAACGCCTTTGACGCGTCAGCACCGCAGCATCGACGGCGTCACCGAGAAATGGGACCTGTACGTGCGTGGGGTCGAGCTGGCCACCGGCTACTCGGAGTTGACCGATCCCGTGGTGCAGCGCGAGCGGTTCGCCGCCCAGGCGCGTGCGGCGGCCGCCGGCGACGACGAGGCCATGGTGCTCGACGAAGACTTTCTCGCCGCGCTCGAGTATGGGATGCCGCCCTGCACCGGAACGGGAATGGGTATCGACCGGTTGTTGATGACATTGACCGGGCTGTCAATTCGGGAGACAGTTTTGTTCCCCATCGTTCGGCCGCATTCGTAGTTGAAAGTGCAACGCCGCAGAAAGTCCAACCATGCGGCGTCCGTACAGATTGAGTATGCTGCGCTGTTATGGCAGATTGGTGACCGGGGAGGTCGATCCAATCTGCTCAGCAACTGCTCAGGACGAAATGCGAGGGTAAGCCAATGGCAAAAAAAGTGACCGTCACCTTGGTCGATGATTTCGACGGTGCCGGCGCAGCCGACGAAACAGTGGAATTCGGGCTTGACGGGGTGACCTACGAGATTGACCTTTCGTCCAAGAATGCCGCGAAACTTCGTAATGATCTGAAGCAATGGGTGGAAGCCGGCCGTCGCGTCGGCGGCCGCCGGCGCGGGCGCTCGGGCTCGGGACGCGGCCGCGGCGCCATCGACCGCGAGCAGAGCGCGGCGATCCGCGAATGGGCCCGTCGCAACGGGCACAACGTGTCGACCCGCGGCCGCATCCCGGCCGACGTCATCGACGCCTTCCACGCCGCAACCTGACCGTCCTGCAGCCGGCGCCCGGGCGTGCAGTCCGGGCGCCGGTTTGTCGTTTCGCTGGCCGCGAAATGGTCGGCGGGTGGCGCCGGAAACGAATTGGCGCGCCGCGGCGTTTCTTCAGTTACGCGCACAACGCCGCAGGCAGCCGCGGCCGTGATTGCATCGCAACGACGGCGCACGTCCGACTACGAGCAAGGCGGCGCAAGGTTAGGCCCGCCGGCAAGCCGACCATTACAGTGGATGGCAGGTACGCGATTCCGGCCACAAGGGACCGGCAGGGTTGCCAGAAGGGCCGCTAACAGGTTTGTACCGATGGTGAGGGAGAGCAGGTAACCACCGATGTTTGAACGATTTACCGACCGTGCCCGCAGGGTCGTCGTCTTGGCGCAAGAAGAGGCCCGGATGCTCAACCACAACTACATCGGCACCGAGCACATCCTGCTGGGTTTGATCCACGAGGGCGAGGGCGTGGCGGCCAAGTCGCTGGAGTCGCTGGGCATCTCGCTGGAGGGCGTCCGCAGCCAGGTCGAGGAGATCATCGGCCAGGGCCAGCAGGCGCCGTCCGGACACATCCCGTTCACCCCGCGCGCCAAGAAGGTGCTGGAGCTGAGCCTGCGCGAGGCGCTGCAGCTCGGCCACAACTACATCGGCACCGAGCACATCCTGCTGGGCCTGATCCGCGAGGGTGAGGGCGTGGCCGCCCAGGTGCTGGTCAAGCTGGGCGCCGAGCTGACCCGGGTGCGCCAGCAGGTGATCCAGCTGCTCTCCGGCTACCAGGGCAAGGAGGCCGCCGAGGCCGGCACCGGTGGGCGCGGCGGCGAGTCCGGCAGCCCGTCCACGTCGTTGGTGCTCGACCAGTTCGGCCGCAACCTGACCGCCGCCGCGATGGAGGGCAAGCTGGACCCGGTCATCGGCCGCGAGAAGGAAATCGAGCGGGTGATGCAGGTGCTGAGCCGGCGCACCAAGAACAACCCGGTGCTGATCGGCGAGCCCGGCGTCGGCAAGACGGCCGTCGTCGAGGGCCTGGCGCAGGCCATCGTGCACGGCCAGGTGCCCGAGACGCTGAAGGACAAGCAGCTCTACACCCTGGACCTGGGTTCGCTGGTGGCGGGCTCGCGCTACCGCGGTGACTTCGAGGAGCGCCTGAAGAAGGTGCTCAAGGAGATCAACACCCGCGGCGACATCATCCTGTTCATCGACGAGCTGCACACGCTGGTCGGTGCGGGTGCCGCCGAGGGCGCGATCGACGCGGCCAGCATCCTCAAGCCGAAGCTGGCTCGCGGCGAGCTGCAGACCATCGGCGCCACCACGCTCGACGAGTACCGCAAGTACATCGAGAAGGACGCCGCGCTGGAGCGTCGGTTCCAGCCGGTGCAGGTGGGTGAGCCGACGGTGGAGCACACCATCGAGATCCTCAAGGGGCTGCGCGACCGCTACGAGGCGCACCACCGGGTGTCCATCACCGACTCGGCGATGGTGGCGGCCGCGACGCTGGCGGACCGCTACATCAATGACCGCTACCTGCCGGACAAGGCGATCGACCTGATCGATGAGGCGGGGGCGCGGATGCGGATCCGCCGGATGACCGCGCCGCCGGACCTGCGCGAGTTCGACGAGAAGATCGCCGAGGCGCGCCGGGAGAAGGAATCGGCGATAGACGCCCAGGACTTCGAGAAGGCGGCCAGCCTGCGCGACCGGGAGAAGCAGCTCGTCGCGCAGCGCGCCGAGCGCGAAAAGCAGTGGCGCTCCGGCGACCTCGACGTGGTCGCCGAGGTGGACGACGAGCAGATCGCCGAGGTGCTGGGCAACTGGACCGGCATCCCGGTGTTCAAGCTGACCGAGGCCGAGACCACGCGCCTGCTGCGCATGGAGGACGAGCTGCACAAGCGGATCATCGGCCAGGAGGACGCCGTCAAGGCGGTCTCCAAGGCGATCCGCCGCACCCGCGCCGGGTTGAAGGACCCCAAGCGGCCGTCGGGCTCGTTCATCTTCGCCGGCCCGTCCGGTGTCGGTAAGACCGAGCTGTCCAAGGCGCTGGCCAACTTCCTGTTCGGCGACGACGACGCGCTCATCCAGATCGACATGGGCGAGTTCCACGACCGGTTCACCGCCTCGCGGCTGTTCGGCGCCCCGCCGGGATACGTCGGCTACGAGGAGGGCGGCCAGCTCACCGAGAAGGTGCGGCGCAAGCCATTCTCGGTGGTGCTGTTCGACGAGATCGAGAAGGCTCACCAGGAGATCTACAACAGCCTGTTGCAGGTCCTCGAGGACGGCCGGCTCACCGACGGCCAGGGCCGCACGGTCGACTTCAAGAACACCGTGCTGATCTTCACCTCGAACCTCGGCACGTCCGACATCTCCAAGCCGGTCGGCCTGGGCTTCACCCAGGGTGGCGGTGAGAACAACTACGAGCGGATGAAGCAGAAGGTCAACGACGAGCTGAAGAAGCACTTCCGCCCGGAGTTCCTCAACCGCATCGACGACATCATCGTCTTCCACCAGCTGACTCGCGACGAGATCATCCGGATGGTCGACCTGATGATCACCCGGGTCGCCGGCCAGCTCAAGAGCAAGGACATGGACCTGGTGCTCACCGACAAGGCCAAGGCCCTGCTGGCCAAGCGCGGCTTCGACCCGGTGCTGGGTGCCCGCCCGCTGCGGCGCACCATCCAGCGCGAGATCGAGGACCAGCTCTCCGAGAAGATCCTCTTCGAGGAGGTCGGGCCCGGTCAGATCGTCACGGTCGACGTCGACAACTGGGACGGCGAAAGCGCCGGCGAGGACGCGGTGTTCACCTTCACCGGTACCCGCAAGCCGCCGGCCGAGCCGGACCTGGCCAAGGCCGGGGCGCACAGCGCCGACCCGCAGTAGCGCATCAACGGAAACGGGCGGTGGTCTTCCGGGACTGCCGCCCGTTTTCGCTGTGCTCTACACTGACGGCTGTCATCGACGTGCCACGGAATTTGGTGAAACTCCAAAACGGTCGCGCCACTGTCCACAGTCAGACCCGAGGCCCGTCATCCCCCACGGGGACGCGTTAATCCCCGGAAGGAGTCGATTGTGTCCCACCCGCAGCCGACGCGCAGCCGCACCAGGTCGGTCGATCTGTCCGCCGCAGGAACCGCGCTCTCCCTGGCCGCCACCGTCTTTTTCGCGTTGCTGGCGCTCTACCTCGTCGGCGTCGACCAGGGGGCGGTGTCGCTGTTCGGCAGCGACTCGCACGTGCACGAATTCATGCACGACGCCCGGCACCTGCTCGGCTTCCCCTGCCACTAACGGGGGAGCGGCGGCGTGGAAAAACGCCTGATCGGGGCCGGCCTGCTGGCGGGCGCCGTCGGGGCGGTGCTGGCGTTCGTGTTCGCCCGGCTGTGCGCCG encodes the following:
- a CDS encoding type III pantothenate kinase; translated protein: MLLAIDVRNTHTVVGLISGSKEHAKVVQQWRIRTESEITADELALTIDGLIGDDSERLTGAAALSTVPSVLHEVRLMLDQYWPSVPHVLIEPGVRTGIPLLVDNPKEVGADRIVNCLAAFHRFQSPAIVIDFGSSICVDVVSAKGEFLGGAIAPGLQVSSDAAAARSAALRRVELARPRSVIGKNTVECMQAGAVFGFAGLVDGLVGRIREDVPGFGGDDVAIVATGHTAPLLLPELDTVSHYDQHLTLHGLRLVFERNRDAQRGRLKTAR
- the lysS gene encoding lysine--tRNA ligase, translating into MSPAPDADIPEQYRIRRDKRARLLAEGHDPYPVAVERTHTLAQVRAAHPDLPVDTATDDVVGVAGRVIFARNSGKLCFATLQEGDGTTLQVMVSLDKVGREALDAWKADVDLGDIVSVHGTLISSRRGELSVLADSWRMASKSLRPLPVAHKEMSEEARVRQRYVDLIVRPQARTVARQRIAVIRAIRNALERRGFLEVETPMLQTLAGGAAARPFVTHSNALDIDLYLRIAPELFLKRCVVGGFDKVFELNRVFRNEGADSTHSPEFSMLETYQAYGTYDDSAVVTRELIQEVADEAIGTRQLPLPDGSVYDIDGEWASIEMYPSLSAALGEEITPQTTVEKLLGIAERLGVEIPRDRGYGHGKIVEELWEHTVGDTLTAPTFVRDFPVETTPLTRQHRSIDGVTEKWDLYVRGVELATGYSELTDPVVQRERFAAQARAAAAGDDEAMVLDEDFLAALEYGMPPCTGTGMGIDRLLMTLTGLSIRETVLFPIVRPHS
- a CDS encoding CbtB domain-containing protein: MSHPQPTRSRTRSVDLSAAGTALSLAATVFFALLALYLVGVDQGAVSLFGSDSHVHEFMHDARHLLGFPCH
- the clpC1 gene encoding ATP-dependent protease ATP-binding subunit ClpC → MFERFTDRARRVVVLAQEEARMLNHNYIGTEHILLGLIHEGEGVAAKSLESLGISLEGVRSQVEEIIGQGQQAPSGHIPFTPRAKKVLELSLREALQLGHNYIGTEHILLGLIREGEGVAAQVLVKLGAELTRVRQQVIQLLSGYQGKEAAEAGTGGRGGESGSPSTSLVLDQFGRNLTAAAMEGKLDPVIGREKEIERVMQVLSRRTKNNPVLIGEPGVGKTAVVEGLAQAIVHGQVPETLKDKQLYTLDLGSLVAGSRYRGDFEERLKKVLKEINTRGDIILFIDELHTLVGAGAAEGAIDAASILKPKLARGELQTIGATTLDEYRKYIEKDAALERRFQPVQVGEPTVEHTIEILKGLRDRYEAHHRVSITDSAMVAAATLADRYINDRYLPDKAIDLIDEAGARMRIRRMTAPPDLREFDEKIAEARREKESAIDAQDFEKAASLRDREKQLVAQRAEREKQWRSGDLDVVAEVDDEQIAEVLGNWTGIPVFKLTEAETTRLLRMEDELHKRIIGQEDAVKAVSKAIRRTRAGLKDPKRPSGSFIFAGPSGVGKTELSKALANFLFGDDDALIQIDMGEFHDRFTASRLFGAPPGYVGYEEGGQLTEKVRRKPFSVVLFDEIEKAHQEIYNSLLQVLEDGRLTDGQGRTVDFKNTVLIFTSNLGTSDISKPVGLGFTQGGGENNYERMKQKVNDELKKHFRPEFLNRIDDIIVFHQLTRDEIIRMVDLMITRVAGQLKSKDMDLVLTDKAKALLAKRGFDPVLGARPLRRTIQREIEDQLSEKILFEEVGPGQIVTVDVDNWDGESAGEDAVFTFTGTRKPPAEPDLAKAGAHSADPQ
- the panD gene encoding aspartate 1-decarboxylase; this translates as MLRTMLKSKIHRATVTQADLHYVGSVTIDADLMDAADLLEGEQVTIVDIDNGARLVTYAITGERGSGVIGINGAAAHLVHPGDLVILIAYGTMEEAEARAYQPRIVFVDADNKPVDLGHDPAFVPDFEIAGAAELLDPRIVAR
- a CDS encoding Rossmann-like and DUF2520 domain-containing protein, coding for MVQFDGLRPARLKVGIISAGRVGTALGVALERADHVVVACSAISHASRQRAQRRLPDTPVASPPEVAAGAELLLLAVPDSELAGLVSGLAATEAVRAGTTVAHTSGANGVGILAPLTRQGCIPLAIHPAMTFTGSDEDISRLPDTCFGITAADEVGYAIAQSLVLEMGGEPFSVAEDARVLYHAALAHASNHLVTVLSDALEALRAALRGSELLGQQTVDEQPGGIAERIVGPLARAALENTLQRGQAALTGPVARGDAAAVAGHLAALHRVAPELAQAYRVNALRTAQRAHAPQEVVEVLAP
- the panC gene encoding pantoate--beta-alanine ligase, producing MKPAFTAGELNTYTSPGDVTAVSRALRHTGRRVMLVPTMGALHDGHLALVRAAKRVPGSVVVVSIFVNPLQFGAGEDLDAYPRTLDDDLALLRSEGVEIAFTPTAAAMYPNGLRTTVQPGPLAAELEGGPRPTHFAGVLTVVCKLLQIVRPDRIFFGEKDYQQLVMIRQMVADLNIDVQVVGVPTVREADGLAMSSRNRYLDATQRELAVTLSAALTAGAHAAHLGGAAALRAARAVLDAVPELTVDYLELRDAGLGPAPAHGSARLLVAARLGNTRLLDNIEMQIETPAGTAGPDGDRQYAQSPWRN
- the lsr2 gene encoding histone-like nucleoid-structuring protein Lsr2; this encodes MAKKVTVTLVDDFDGAGAADETVEFGLDGVTYEIDLSSKNAAKLRNDLKQWVEAGRRVGGRRRGRSGSGRGRGAIDREQSAAIREWARRNGHNVSTRGRIPADVIDAFHAAT